The Fulvivirga ligni genome window below encodes:
- the sppA gene encoding signal peptide peptidase SppA produces the protein MKFLRNFLAAFLALIVFTGIGFVLFLVVVSAFSAEEKVSVSDKSILHLKLNRPISEVEFENPFAEIGVIATSPNTIGLVQLKECIKNAKEDDKIEGIYLDASFISAGSATLEEIRLALEDFKSSGKFIVSYAEYYSEAAYHLASVSDKIYMHPEGSLEFNGLSANLTFFKGLFDKLDIKPQIFRVGKYKSAIEPLIREDMSEENRAQMTSMLNSINGHLINNVASGRKLSPEETKKMSDQMLVRQPSDAVKYGLVDSLTYYDGVISYLKSTVGIEKDDEIDFIDYDKYKKSFSTYKSSKNEVAVIIASGEIVSGKGDMNTIGSESFVKEIRKAREDEEIKAVVLRINSPGGSFVASDVMWREIKLTSEVKPVVASMSDLAASGGYYMSVACDTIIAQPNTITGSIGIFGVMFNFQDFMKNKLGITNEEVNTGEYSGMMTVTRPLTEQEAAIIQEDINQGYETFVSKVAQGRGMSVEAVKEIASGRVWTGEQGKANGLVDILGDFDDAIEVAAEMANLDDDYKVRYYPKQKSILEEFFKGLEGDTKAKAIQAELGELYPFYELLNKTKNLSGVQARLPYELNLN, from the coding sequence ATGAAATTTTTAAGAAACTTTCTGGCCGCCTTTCTAGCGTTGATCGTATTTACAGGTATTGGTTTCGTGCTGTTTTTGGTGGTGGTATCTGCTTTTTCTGCTGAAGAAAAAGTGAGTGTGAGTGACAAAAGTATTTTACACTTGAAATTAAATCGCCCAATATCAGAAGTGGAGTTTGAAAATCCTTTTGCTGAAATTGGAGTTATAGCTACTTCTCCTAATACCATAGGTCTTGTGCAGTTAAAAGAATGCATCAAGAATGCAAAAGAAGATGATAAAATTGAAGGTATCTATTTAGATGCTTCCTTTATTTCTGCAGGTTCAGCTACGTTGGAGGAGATTAGATTGGCGTTAGAGGACTTCAAGTCATCGGGAAAATTCATAGTTTCCTATGCGGAGTATTATTCTGAAGCGGCTTATCACTTAGCATCAGTTTCAGATAAGATATATATGCACCCTGAGGGTTCACTGGAATTTAATGGGCTCAGTGCTAATCTTACATTTTTCAAAGGCCTTTTTGATAAGTTAGATATCAAACCTCAGATTTTTAGAGTAGGTAAGTATAAAAGTGCTATCGAGCCTTTAATCAGAGAAGATATGAGTGAAGAAAATCGTGCACAAATGACTTCTATGCTAAATAGTATCAATGGCCATTTGATAAATAATGTGGCTTCTGGTAGAAAGTTATCTCCAGAAGAAACTAAAAAAATGTCTGATCAAATGCTAGTACGTCAGCCATCTGATGCCGTAAAATATGGGCTAGTAGATAGCCTTACATATTATGACGGTGTTATTTCTTACCTAAAGAGTACAGTGGGAATAGAAAAAGATGATGAGATCGACTTTATAGACTATGATAAATATAAGAAGAGCTTCAGTACCTATAAAAGTTCGAAGAACGAGGTGGCAGTGATCATTGCCTCAGGTGAGATCGTGTCTGGAAAAGGAGATATGAATACCATCGGCTCAGAGTCATTTGTGAAGGAGATAAGAAAGGCCAGAGAGGATGAAGAGATTAAGGCTGTGGTATTAAGAATCAATTCGCCAGGAGGAAGCTTCGTGGCATCTGATGTAATGTGGCGTGAGATCAAATTAACTAGTGAGGTGAAACCTGTTGTAGCCTCTATGTCAGATCTGGCTGCATCTGGTGGATATTACATGAGTGTGGCTTGCGATACAATCATAGCACAGCCAAATACCATTACAGGTTCAATAGGAATTTTTGGTGTGATGTTTAATTTTCAGGATTTCATGAAAAATAAACTAGGTATTACCAATGAAGAAGTAAATACCGGTGAATATTCGGGCATGATGACCGTAACAAGACCATTAACTGAGCAGGAGGCGGCTATCATTCAAGAAGATATTAATCAAGGATACGAAACGTTTGTTTCTAAAGTAGCTCAAGGTAGAGGAATGAGCGTGGAGGCCGTAAAAGAAATAGCTTCGGGTAGAGTTTGGACTGGAGAGCAAGGTAAGGCTAACGGCTTAGTAGATATTCTTGGCGATTTTGATGATGCCATTGAAGTTGCAGCTGAAATGGCCAATTTGGATGATGATTACAAGGTGAGATACTACCCTAAGCAAAAGTCTATATTAGAAGAGTTCTTCAAAGGCCTTGAGGGTGATACTAAAGCG
- the folK gene encoding 2-amino-4-hydroxy-6-hydroxymethyldihydropteridine diphosphokinase, with protein MIEGIYLLLGSNLGDKRLLLQEACQKIEEQIGKVKQLTAIYETAAWGKEDQPSFYNQVLEIETEYAPELLLQKTQAIENEMGRVRMEKWGSRIIDIDILYYNSEVLTKDELVVPHPGIPDRRFTLTPLTEIAPDFVHPILGLTNQKLLQQCTDMLPVQKISLD; from the coding sequence ATGATAGAAGGAATATATTTACTCTTAGGCTCAAATTTGGGTGATAAAAGACTGCTACTTCAGGAGGCTTGTCAGAAAATTGAAGAACAGATTGGAAAAGTGAAACAGCTTACTGCCATTTACGAAACTGCGGCTTGGGGAAAGGAGGATCAGCCTTCTTTTTACAATCAAGTACTGGAGATAGAAACCGAATACGCACCTGAACTACTGCTGCAAAAGACTCAAGCAATAGAAAATGAGATGGGTCGGGTAAGAATGGAGAAGTGGGGTAGCCGCATTATTGACATCGATATTTTATACTATAACTCAGAAGTTTTAACTAAAGATGAGCTGGTAGTACCTCATCCAGGCATTCCTGACAGGCGATTTACATTGACTCCATTAACAGAAATAGCTCCTGATTTTGTGCATCCTATTCTAGGATTAACAAACCAGAAGCTACTTCAGCAATGTACTGACATGCTGCCAGTGCAGAAAATTTCCTTAGATTAA
- the fabD gene encoding ACP S-malonyltransferase: MKAYVFPGQGAQFSGMGKDLYDGNEKAKSMFEAANDILGFRITDIMFEGSADDLKQTKVTQPAIFLHSVILATQVSDFKPDMVAGHSLGEFSALVANQCLTFEDGLKLVSQRADAMQKACEVNPSTMAAVLGLEDSKVEEICAAIEGTVVAANYNCPGQLVISGSNEAITEACEKLKEAGARRALPLAVGGAFHSPLMEPARVELEAAIKNTTFSTPICPVYQNVNGQAASDIEVIKENLIAQLTAPVKWTQSVQQMVSDGATEFVECGPGKVLQGLVKKIAAEVEVSGVTI, encoded by the coding sequence ATGAAGGCATATGTATTTCCCGGACAGGGAGCTCAGTTTTCTGGGATGGGTAAAGATCTTTATGATGGTAATGAAAAAGCTAAGAGCATGTTCGAGGCGGCCAATGATATCCTTGGTTTCAGAATTACTGATATTATGTTCGAAGGATCTGCAGATGATTTAAAGCAGACCAAAGTAACACAACCGGCTATATTTTTGCATTCTGTAATATTAGCTACTCAGGTAAGTGACTTTAAGCCTGACATGGTAGCGGGGCATTCATTAGGTGAATTCTCAGCTCTAGTAGCCAACCAATGCCTTACTTTTGAGGATGGCCTTAAGCTTGTTTCTCAACGTGCAGATGCTATGCAAAAAGCTTGTGAGGTAAATCCTTCTACCATGGCTGCAGTTTTAGGCCTTGAAGATTCCAAAGTGGAAGAGATTTGCGCTGCTATTGAAGGTACGGTGGTAGCTGCAAACTATAATTGCCCTGGTCAGTTGGTGATTTCAGGATCTAATGAAGCTATTACAGAGGCTTGTGAGAAACTGAAGGAAGCAGGAGCGAGAAGAGCATTGCCATTAGCAGTAGGTGGAGCATTTCATTCGCCTTTAATGGAGCCAGCTAGAGTAGAACTAGAGGCAGCTATTAAAAATACTACTTTCTCTACTCCAATTTGCCCCGTATATCAGAATGTTAATGGACAGGCGGCATCAGATATTGAAGTAATAAAAGAAAACTTGATTGCCCAGCTTACAGCGCCTGTAAAGTGGACTCAGTCCGTACAGCAAATGGTGAGCGATGGCGCCACTGAATTTGTAGAGTGTGGACCTGGAAAAGTATTACAAGGATTAGTAAAGAAGATTGCCGCAGAGGTTGAGGTTTCTGGGGTAACTATCTAA
- a CDS encoding thiol-disulfide oxidoreductase DCC family protein, with the protein MGSDSEVILEEEKAIIFFDGVCNLCNGFVNFIIDRDKEKKYLFSSLQSPEAQTILSKYDFNPAYLSSVVLLQPNGKISFRSSAALRIFSNLGGLWPILSVLRLVPAFIRDFFYNIIARNRYRWFGKKDQCRIPTPELKQRFLDAY; encoded by the coding sequence ATGGGTTCAGATAGTGAGGTAATCCTTGAAGAAGAGAAGGCTATTATCTTTTTTGATGGAGTTTGTAATCTTTGCAATGGTTTTGTGAACTTCATTATTGATAGAGATAAGGAAAAGAAATACCTGTTTAGCTCCCTTCAATCGCCAGAGGCTCAAACTATTTTGAGTAAATATGATTTCAATCCAGCCTATCTGAGTTCTGTTGTTTTACTGCAGCCTAATGGCAAGATTTCTTTTCGAAGTTCAGCAGCTTTAAGAATATTCTCAAATTTGGGAGGTTTATGGCCTATACTCTCAGTTTTAAGATTAGTGCCAGCCTTTATTCGAGATTTTTTCTACAATATTATAGCTCGAAACAGATATCGATGGTTCGGTAAAAAAGACCAATGCCGGATCCCTACTCCAGAGTTGAAACAACGATTTTTAGATGCTTACTAA
- a CDS encoding gliding motility-associated C-terminal domain-containing protein has product MLKFNVQYFNDHLRDSVNNFATNIIKLLFSSLLIAVLAVFNQAMATHLRAGEIIVRRLDCSSLEFEITIVVYTDTGSDVKFGEGFLTFGDGSDPVQLPQIENTTRSDLGDEVGTASFTITHNFPSAGRYKIGYQEPNRNEGILNIDNSVNTTFYVETEIIVGAIIGCNNSPVLQIPPIDRACPGVAFFHNPGAYDPDGDSLSFEMVIPKMDQGINVVGYEDPDDNIFYPSTYGQGNETLDGPPSISIDAASGELKWDAPSFERIGEYNVAFIVKEFRLVAGQWRQIGYVTRDMQIIVEDCENERPELEIPEDICVEAGELIQETIIATDPDGDPVKVEAASPIFSDPDVSLDPDSVFRSSPLNVDFQWATECADIREEPYQVIFKVTDNPPEGPRLVSFATWNITIVGPAPELVAATQENQSIVLDWTSYSCANASSIQIWRRVDSNPYVPEECETGIRENSGYSLLTEVNPDAVTYRDSDLAPGAKYCYRLVAVFPDPFGGESIVSDEVCAEPNLATEPVITKVSVAVTDEANGQIQLEWMAPFDKGDLTYPLQYKIYRAEGQSNTPNTLITTTDILVEATDPELTTFTDTGLNTKDLAYNYKVVLEDGGDEIESFPASSVRLTPTPELNRIRLEWAAIVPWSNSVASPPEDSRHLIFRGEEGDTEDELVLIDEVDVIENGFVYIDSGQFNNTPLRDDRLYCYRVMTKGTYGNPLIYTPLENYSQIICAQPTDTVAPCKPILTIQERDCEDIGCDLSDFSNEITWEVDFVGDCKVEDLLYYEIFFASTTESEFELVGTSQTESFTHRNLNSFKGCYKVRAVDRSGNVSEFSDESCLDNCPYYELPNLLTPNSDDCNDLFSAFGKRGNIYDENRNLKNKCGEIDESKCARFVEAVDFTVFNRWGGKVYEYQGVAGTENGIYIDWDGRDDTGKALSSGVYYYLAEVTFDVVDPSKAKKKIKGWVQIVR; this is encoded by the coding sequence TTGCTTAAATTTAATGTTCAATATTTCAATGATCATCTGAGAGACTCTGTGAATAACTTCGCTACTAATATCATCAAACTCTTATTCTCCTCACTTCTTATTGCTGTTTTGGCAGTATTCAATCAAGCTATGGCTACTCACTTGAGAGCTGGAGAAATTATCGTCAGGCGTTTGGATTGTTCCAGCCTGGAATTTGAAATAACAATAGTAGTTTATACAGATACCGGTTCAGACGTTAAATTCGGCGAAGGTTTCTTGACGTTTGGCGATGGCTCAGACCCTGTGCAACTACCCCAGATAGAAAACACTACACGATCTGATTTAGGAGATGAGGTAGGTACTGCTAGTTTTACCATTACACATAACTTTCCTTCTGCAGGAAGATATAAAATAGGTTATCAGGAGCCTAACAGGAATGAAGGCATCTTGAATATTGATAACTCTGTGAATACCACCTTCTACGTAGAGACAGAGATAATTGTAGGAGCTATTATTGGCTGTAACAATTCTCCTGTTCTTCAGATTCCGCCAATAGACAGAGCTTGTCCGGGAGTAGCATTCTTCCACAACCCAGGAGCATACGATCCTGATGGAGATAGTTTATCCTTCGAAATGGTTATCCCGAAAATGGATCAAGGCATCAATGTAGTAGGTTACGAAGATCCTGATGATAATATTTTCTACCCTTCTACTTACGGTCAGGGTAATGAAACTTTAGATGGTCCTCCTTCTATCTCCATAGATGCGGCTTCAGGTGAATTAAAATGGGATGCCCCTTCATTCGAGAGAATAGGAGAATATAATGTGGCCTTTATTGTTAAAGAATTTAGACTGGTGGCAGGCCAATGGAGACAGATAGGCTATGTTACCAGAGATATGCAGATTATAGTTGAAGACTGTGAAAATGAGAGGCCTGAGTTAGAAATTCCAGAAGACATTTGCGTGGAAGCGGGTGAACTTATTCAGGAGACTATAATTGCTACAGACCCTGATGGAGATCCTGTGAAAGTGGAGGCAGCTTCTCCTATATTTTCAGATCCTGATGTTAGTCTTGATCCTGATTCAGTTTTCAGAAGTTCACCATTGAATGTTGATTTTCAATGGGCTACAGAATGTGCAGATATTAGAGAAGAACCATATCAAGTTATTTTTAAAGTAACAGATAATCCTCCAGAAGGGCCAAGATTAGTAAGTTTCGCTACTTGGAACATTACAATAGTAGGTCCTGCACCAGAGTTAGTGGCAGCGACTCAAGAGAATCAAAGCATAGTTTTAGATTGGACCAGTTATTCCTGTGCCAATGCAAGTAGCATTCAGATTTGGAGAAGAGTAGACAGCAATCCTTATGTTCCTGAAGAATGTGAAACAGGAATCCGAGAAAACTCAGGCTATTCATTACTTACCGAAGTAAATCCTGATGCTGTCACCTATAGAGATAGCGATTTGGCTCCTGGAGCTAAGTATTGTTATCGATTAGTGGCTGTTTTCCCAGATCCTTTTGGAGGAGAAAGTATTGTGTCGGATGAGGTATGTGCTGAACCAAATTTGGCAACTGAGCCCGTTATCACAAAAGTTTCAGTTGCCGTTACAGATGAGGCCAATGGGCAGATACAGTTAGAGTGGATGGCTCCATTTGATAAAGGAGACTTGACTTATCCTCTACAATACAAGATCTATCGTGCGGAAGGTCAGAGCAATACTCCAAATACACTTATTACAACCACGGATATTTTAGTAGAAGCTACTGATCCTGAGCTAACCACTTTTACAGATACGGGTCTAAATACAAAGGATCTTGCGTACAACTATAAAGTGGTGCTGGAAGATGGAGGTGATGAAATTGAATCTTTCCCTGCTTCATCAGTAAGACTAACACCAACGCCGGAGTTAAATAGGATTAGATTGGAGTGGGCCGCTATAGTACCGTGGTCAAATTCTGTAGCCTCACCGCCAGAAGACAGTAGACATCTTATATTTAGAGGTGAAGAAGGAGATACTGAAGATGAGCTGGTCCTAATAGATGAAGTTGATGTAATTGAAAATGGATTTGTATATATAGATTCAGGTCAATTTAATAATACGCCTCTTCGAGATGATAGACTTTATTGCTACAGAGTGATGACTAAAGGAACTTATGGAAATCCACTTATCTATACACCATTAGAAAATTATTCTCAAATCATTTGTGCGCAACCTACTGATACAGTGGCTCCTTGTAAGCCTATTCTTACTATTCAGGAAAGAGATTGTGAAGATATAGGATGCGATCTTAGTGACTTCTCTAATGAAATTACCTGGGAGGTAGACTTTGTTGGAGATTGCAAGGTAGAAGATTTACTGTATTATGAAATATTCTTCGCTAGTACCACGGAATCAGAATTTGAATTGGTTGGAACAAGTCAGACAGAATCATTTACTCACCGTAATTTGAATTCATTTAAGGGATGTTACAAAGTAAGAGCCGTAGATAGATCGGGTAACGTAAGTGAGTTTAGTGATGAATCCTGCCTGGATAACTGCCCATACTACGAGCTTCCAAATCTATTGACACCTAATAGTGATGATTGTAATGACTTATTCAGTGCATTTGGTAAAAGAGGCAATATCTATGATGAGAATAGAAATTTGAAGAACAAATGTGGTGAAATAGATGAGTCTAAATGTGCTCGCTTTGTTGAAGCTGTTGATTTTACGGTGTTTAACCGATGGGGAGGTAAAGTATACGAATATCAAGGAGTAGCTGGTACAGAGAATGGAATCTACATTGATTGGGATGGTCGTGATGATACAGGGAAAGCCTTATCATCAGGAGTATATTATTATCTGGCTGAAGTTACTTTCGATGTGGTAGATCCTTCCAAGGCTAAGAAGAAGATCAAAGGATGGGTTCAGATAGTGAGGTAA
- a CDS encoding 1-acyl-sn-glycerol-3-phosphate acyltransferase has translation MKPKGKSKTKSYKPILPGTKDWPVVLLSKNRKEFIERVVEESLNRIKEANPGTQELREELETTLHREKLRIKQNPWRVDPPDEYKFWNEVKNDLLDLAGLSESRKKEEEILRRIISRYAHEIAGNFKKSRYKLTREIVKFGFARLLNATRVKRFGAFFRNQYTLRDKIQITGKIKQLRKLAKQGTVVMVPTHFSNLDSVLIGWIIHVLGLPAFIYGAGLNLFNIKIFAYFMNSLGAYKVDRRKKNFIYIETLKVYSNLALQEGTHSLFFPGGTRSRSGEIESHLKLGLLSTAMEAQRSIFMNHPNNDGKKIFVVPVTINYNFVLEAPALIHEHLEKLGGEKYYVENDEYSSSYKMLKFLFKFFTKGSDISVSIGRGMDLLGNYVDNSGRSIDKQGRFIDTRDYFTSNGQVTVDKQREDEYTRRLGQIVVKEFHRINRVFSSHLVAYVAFEMLRRQYPKLDLYDFLRLPEEDLFIKYEDFKDCFGKVRRQIFKLKKNKLVNTAPHLKGNIDDVIKLGVENVGMYHSKRPLLYNKAGDIVTKDLNILYYYHNRMNGYDLDNQF, from the coding sequence ATGAAGCCAAAGGGCAAGTCTAAGACCAAATCTTATAAACCCATATTACCCGGCACCAAGGATTGGCCGGTTGTTTTGCTCAGCAAAAACAGAAAAGAATTCATTGAAAGGGTGGTTGAAGAGTCGCTTAACAGGATTAAGGAAGCTAACCCTGGTACCCAGGAATTAAGAGAAGAGCTAGAAACGACGTTGCACCGTGAAAAGCTTAGAATAAAGCAGAATCCATGGCGTGTAGACCCTCCTGATGAATACAAGTTTTGGAACGAGGTAAAAAACGACCTTCTTGATCTTGCCGGACTGAGCGAATCTCGAAAAAAGGAAGAAGAAATATTACGCAGGATCATAAGCAGGTATGCTCATGAGATAGCGGGTAATTTCAAGAAAAGCCGATATAAACTGACCCGTGAAATAGTAAAGTTTGGTTTCGCCAGACTTTTGAATGCTACCCGGGTAAAACGTTTCGGAGCCTTTTTCAGAAACCAATATACCCTTAGAGATAAAATCCAGATAACAGGTAAAATAAAGCAGCTAAGAAAATTAGCTAAGCAGGGCACTGTGGTTATGGTGCCAACCCATTTTAGCAACCTGGATTCAGTACTTATAGGATGGATTATTCATGTATTAGGTTTACCAGCATTTATTTATGGTGCAGGGCTTAATCTTTTCAACATAAAGATATTCGCCTACTTTATGAACAGTCTTGGTGCGTATAAAGTGGATAGAAGAAAGAAAAACTTCATTTACATAGAGACGCTTAAGGTATACTCAAACCTGGCTCTGCAAGAAGGTACACACAGCCTATTTTTCCCGGGTGGTACGCGTTCTCGTTCCGGTGAAATAGAAAGTCATCTAAAGCTAGGGCTTTTAAGTACCGCCATGGAAGCTCAAAGGAGCATTTTCATGAACCATCCTAACAATGATGGTAAAAAGATATTTGTGGTACCCGTAACTATCAATTACAACTTTGTATTGGAGGCTCCTGCACTTATCCATGAGCACCTGGAAAAGTTAGGTGGTGAAAAGTATTATGTAGAGAATGATGAATATTCATCATCTTACAAAATGCTGAAGTTCCTATTCAAGTTCTTCACAAAGGGATCTGACATATCAGTAAGTATTGGTCGTGGCATGGACCTTTTAGGTAATTACGTGGATAATTCCGGGCGAAGCATTGATAAACAAGGCCGCTTTATAGATACCCGAGACTATTTCACCTCCAATGGCCAGGTTACCGTAGACAAGCAAAGAGAAGACGAATACACAAGACGTTTAGGACAAATCGTTGTAAAGGAATTTCATCGAATAAACAGGGTTTTCTCAAGCCATCTGGTAGCGTACGTTGCTTTTGAAATGCTGAGAAGGCAATATCCAAAATTAGACTTATACGACTTCCTTAGGTTGCCTGAAGAAGATCTCTTCATTAAATATGAAGACTTTAAAGATTGCTTTGGAAAGGTCAGAAGGCAAATTTTCAAGTTGAAAAAGAATAAGTTGGTCAACACTGCCCCTCACCTCAAAGGCAATATTGATGACGTTATAAAACTAGGAGTTGAAAATGTGGGCATGTATCACAGTAAACGCCCACTTCTATACAATAAGGCCGGAGATATTGTAACTAAGGACTTAAACATATTATACTACTATCACAACCGCATGAATGGCTATGACCTCGACAACCAATTCTAA
- a CDS encoding NAD(P)H-dependent glycerol-3-phosphate dehydrogenase → MTSTTNSKKPIGVIGAGSFGSAIANILAEKNEVLLYARDSATVKKIAEEKENRGHKLHTNITATGDLSYLASSCDIIFPIVPSSAFRSMMQQLSPYLHPYHILIHGTKGLDISIPEGESLDSITSLNRENIKTMSEVIMDESVVLRVGCLAGPNLAKEMAAQQPAATVVASHYREVIKEGERLLRNDRFQVYGNNDLIGIELAGVLKNIIAIASGALSGLGLGENAKGLLISRGMVEMIHLGKIMGGDVHAFLGVAGIGDLVATCNSTLSRNYTVGYRLAKGETLQDIIETMEEVAEGVNTVRIAKKLVEAEKTRAPITEALYEVLFENLTVDKALQMLMRYPYNVDIDFI, encoded by the coding sequence ATGACCTCGACAACCAATTCTAAAAAACCTATAGGAGTAATAGGAGCCGGTAGTTTTGGCTCAGCCATAGCTAACATTCTCGCAGAAAAGAATGAGGTTTTGCTATACGCTCGTGATAGTGCTACAGTAAAAAAAATAGCCGAAGAAAAAGAAAACAGAGGCCATAAATTACACACAAACATTACTGCCACTGGGGATCTAAGTTACTTGGCCAGTAGCTGTGATATCATCTTTCCTATAGTACCTTCTTCTGCATTTAGAAGCATGATGCAGCAGTTATCACCATATCTACATCCTTATCATATTCTTATACATGGCACCAAGGGCTTGGACATTTCAATACCCGAAGGTGAAAGCCTTGACAGCATTACATCCTTGAACCGAGAGAATATCAAAACCATGAGTGAGGTAATCATGGATGAAAGTGTGGTATTGAGAGTAGGCTGCCTGGCAGGACCTAACCTGGCCAAAGAAATGGCAGCACAACAGCCTGCAGCCACCGTGGTGGCAAGCCATTACCGCGAGGTGATTAAAGAAGGCGAAAGACTCTTGAGAAACGACCGTTTTCAAGTGTATGGAAATAATGATCTAATAGGCATAGAACTAGCCGGTGTATTGAAAAATATTATCGCTATTGCTTCAGGGGCACTTAGTGGGTTAGGGCTGGGTGAAAATGCTAAAGGCCTATTAATTAGCCGTGGAATGGTGGAAATGATTCACCTTGGTAAAATCATGGGTGGCGATGTTCATGCATTTTTGGGTGTTGCAGGTATTGGAGACTTAGTAGCCACTTGTAACAGTACCCTGAGTAGAAACTATACAGTAGGATACAGATTAGCCAAGGGAGAAACTCTTCAGGATATCATCGAAACTATGGAAGAGGTGGCCGAAGGGGTTAACACTGTGAGAATTGCCAAGAAACTGGTAGAGGCAGAAAAAACAAGAGCCCCAATCACTGAGGCTCTGTATGAGGTTTTATTCGAGAACCTTACCGTTGATAAGGCACTACAGATGTTAATGAGATATCCATACAATGTGGATATTGATTTTATTTAA
- a CDS encoding HIT family protein — MASIFTKIINREIPGHIVAEDDQYIAFLDISPLVKGHCLVVPKKEVDYIFNLDDDTLAGLNIFAKKVAKGIEKVIPCLRIGVAVIGVEVPHTHIHLVPLNAVGDINFAKPKLSPSQEELTEVAEKIKSAIEA; from the coding sequence ATGGCATCTATCTTCACTAAAATCATAAACAGAGAGATTCCAGGTCATATAGTGGCTGAAGATGACCAGTATATCGCTTTTTTAGATATCAGCCCTTTAGTAAAAGGACATTGCCTGGTAGTGCCTAAAAAGGAGGTTGACTATATCTTTAATCTGGATGATGATACATTGGCCGGACTAAATATTTTCGCTAAAAAGGTAGCTAAAGGTATTGAAAAGGTGATTCCTTGCCTGCGCATAGGTGTAGCCGTAATTGGAGTAGAAGTACCTCATACTCATATCCATTTGGTACCTCTAAATGCTGTGGGAGACATTAATTTTGCTAAACCTAAGCTTAGCCCTTCACAAGAAGAGCTAACTGAAGTAGCAGAGAAGATAAAAAGCGCTATTGAAGCTTAA
- the greA gene encoding transcription elongation factor GreA codes for MGQVAYYTKEGLDKLKAELNGLKTKGRSDIAKQIAEARDKGDLSENAEYDAAKDAQGHLEAKIAQLEEVVGNARVIDESSIDTSKVSILSKVKIKNKKNGAVFTYSLVSEEEADLKASKISVQSPIGKGLLGKKEGDSAKIQTPGGEIEFEIVEIGV; via the coding sequence ATGGGACAGGTAGCTTATTATACTAAGGAAGGCTTAGATAAGTTGAAAGCCGAGCTTAATGGTTTAAAGACAAAAGGAAGGTCTGATATAGCCAAGCAAATAGCCGAAGCAAGAGATAAAGGTGATCTTAGTGAAAATGCTGAGTATGATGCAGCAAAGGATGCTCAAGGTCATTTAGAAGCTAAAATTGCTCAGTTGGAAGAGGTTGTGGGTAACGCTAGAGTTATTGATGAAAGTAGCATTGATACTTCCAAAGTTTCTATTCTTTCTAAGGTTAAAATTAAGAATAAGAAAAATGGTGCTGTCTTTACTTACTCTTTGGTTTCTGAAGAAGAGGCTGATCTTAAAGCCAGTAAAATTTCAGTACAATCACCTATTGGTAAAGGATTATTAGGAAAGAAAGAAGGAGATAGCGCGAAGATCCAAACTCCGGGTGGAGAAATTGAATTTGAAATCGTAGAAATCGGAGTATAA